The sequence CACACCGAGGAGGCCAGGGCGTACTCGACGCCGTTGGCGAACTCCACCGCCTGGTCCTCGTCCGTGAAGGTCTGGACGGTGATGACCGGCCCGAAGACCTCCTTCTGGATGATCTCGTCGTCCTGCTTGACGCCGGAGACCACGGTCGGCGCGAAGAAGTAGCCCTTGTCGCCGACGCGCTTGCCGCCGGCCTCCACGCGCGCGTGGGCGGGCAGCCGCTCGATGAAGCCCTCGACCTGCTTGAGCTGGTTGGGGTTGTTCAGCGGGCCGAAGAGGACGTCCTCGTCGTCGGGCTGTCCGGTCTTGGTGTCCTCGGCGGCCTTCGCCAGCGCGGCCACGAACTCGTCGTGGATCGCCTCGTGGACGAGGACGCGGCAGGCGGCCGTACAGTCCTGGCCGGCGTTGAAGAAGCCCGCCACGGAGATGTCCTCGACGGCCTTGGCGATGTCGGTGTCCTCGAAGACGACGACCGGGGCCTTGCCGCCCAGCTCCAGGTGGACCCGCTTGAGGTCCTTCGACGCCGACTCGGCGACCGACATGCCGGCGCGGACCGAGCCGGTGATGGAGGCCATCGCCGGGGTGTCGTGCTCGATCATCAGGCGGCCGGTGTCGCGGTCGCCGCAGACGACGTTGAAGACGCCCTTGGGCAGGATGGAGCCGATGATATCGGCGATCAGGACGGTGGAGGCCGGGGTGGTGTCCGACGGCTTCAGGACGACCGTGTTGCCCGCGGCGATCGCCGGGGCGAACTTCCACACGGCCATCATCATCGGGTAGTTCCAGGGGGCGACCTGGGCGCAGACGCCGACCGGCTCACGGCGGATGATCGAGGTCATCCCCTCCATGTACTCACCGGCCGAGCGGCCCTCGAGCAGCCGCGCCGCACCCGCGAAGAAGCGGATCTGGTCGACCATCGGCGGGATCTCCTCGGAGCGGGTGAGCCCGGTGGGCTTGCCCGTGTTCTCCACCTCGGCCGCGATCAGTTCCTCGGCGCGCTCCTCGAAGGCGTCCGCGATCTTGAGGAGGGCCTTCTGGCGCTCGGCCGGGGTCGTGTCGCGCCAGGCCGGGAAGGCGCGCGCGGCGGCCTCCATGGCGGCGTCCACGTCCGCCTCACCGGACAGCGGCGCGGTCGCGTACGCCTCGCCCGTCGCGGGGTTGACCACCTCGGTGGTCCGTCCGTCGGCGGCGTCCCGGAACTCACCGTCGATGTAGTTGCGCAGACGACGCAGCTCGGTGCTCACTGCCGGCCTCCTGAATCTGGTTCGAGGGTTCGAGCTGTCCAGCCTGGCCAGCCGGTCCCGGCTGTCCAATCACTGAGACACCCCACCCTAGTCGCCGGAGCCACGTTTTCAACACCCCTGCCGCCACCACTTCTGCGAAATCCGCAAGTCTCGAAGTCTCAAACAACGAATTTCATCGCTGGTGGGTTGCGAAACTGTCGAGACGTCGTGCACAGTGAGGTCGTGGCCAGTCGAAGCGCAGACCAGAGGGACTCCACCCGCGAGTCCAGGAACGGCGGCACCCCCCAGCTGGACGCCGTCTCCCTCGCCATCATTCAGCAGCTCCAGGAGGACGGCCGCCGGCCGTACGCCGCGATCGGCAAGGCCGTGGGCCTGTCCGAGGCGGCCGTGCGCCAGCGCGTCCAGAAGCTGCTGGACCAGGGCGTGATGCAGATCGTCGCCGTCACGGACCCGCTCACCGTGGGCTTCCGCCGGCAGGCGATGGTCGGGATCAACGTCGAAGGCGATGTCGAGTCGATCGCGGACGCGCTGACTGACATGTCGGAAGTCGAGTACGTGGTGATGACCGCGGGCTCGTTCGACATCCTCGCCGAGATCGTCTGCGAGGACGACGACCACCTGCTGGACGTCATCAACAAACGCATCCGGGCCCTGCCCGGGGTGCGCTCCACCGAAAGCTTCGTCTACCTGAAGCTGAAGAAGCAGACCTACATGTGGGGAACCCGATAACCGTGACCCAGAAGGACCTCAGCCGCACCGCGTACGACCACCTGTGGATGCACTTCACCCGCATGTCCTCGTACGAGAAGTCCCCCGTCCCGACCATCGTCCGGGGTGAGGGCACCTACATCTACGACGACAAGG comes from Streptomyces sp. FXJ1.172 and encodes:
- a CDS encoding Lrp/AsnC family transcriptional regulator encodes the protein MHSEVVASRSADQRDSTRESRNGGTPQLDAVSLAIIQQLQEDGRRPYAAIGKAVGLSEAAVRQRVQKLLDQGVMQIVAVTDPLTVGFRRQAMVGINVEGDVESIADALTDMSEVEYVVMTAGSFDILAEIVCEDDDHLLDVINKRIRALPGVRSTESFVYLKLKKQTYMWGTR
- a CDS encoding gamma-aminobutyraldehyde dehydrogenase, whose protein sequence is MSTELRRLRNYIDGEFRDAADGRTTEVVNPATGEAYATAPLSGEADVDAAMEAAARAFPAWRDTTPAERQKALLKIADAFEERAEELIAAEVENTGKPTGLTRSEEIPPMVDQIRFFAGAARLLEGRSAGEYMEGMTSIIRREPVGVCAQVAPWNYPMMMAVWKFAPAIAAGNTVVLKPSDTTPASTVLIADIIGSILPKGVFNVVCGDRDTGRLMIEHDTPAMASITGSVRAGMSVAESASKDLKRVHLELGGKAPVVVFEDTDIAKAVEDISVAGFFNAGQDCTAACRVLVHEAIHDEFVAALAKAAEDTKTGQPDDEDVLFGPLNNPNQLKQVEGFIERLPAHARVEAGGKRVGDKGYFFAPTVVSGVKQDDEIIQKEVFGPVITVQTFTDEDQAVEFANGVEYALASSVWTKDHARAMRMSKKLDFGCVWINTHIPLVAEMPHGGFKKSGYGKDLSAYGFEDYTRIKHVMTSLGE